In Scatophagus argus isolate fScaArg1 chromosome 3, fScaArg1.pri, whole genome shotgun sequence, the genomic stretch tagttcCTTTGGTTAATATGAGACAATATCATATTCCCAATATTCTTATTTGGCCATAGAATAAATATTtgtaaacatttaacaaaagtataaatttcatttcaataaaaaaatactcttaTACAAAATTatcattcttcttcttgttattattatttggcaTAAATTAACCTGGCAGCTAGTGGACTTTTCCTTTACTTTACAAATTATATGTATTATACACATTTTCTTACTCGCCCTTGCTTTAAGGTGAATTTCAGCCTGAAAACACGTTTTTATTATTGAAACACCTCAGCTAATATTACCACAGCACGAGCTAGCAAATTAAAGGACTGCCAAGTCAGATGCTCTGCCGGgcttgctgtgttttctgatctCAGAACGACCCATCGTTGATCCAAAAGGAGTAAATATCCTCACTGTATTTTTCGTGGTTGCTTGCTATTATTTGCTTGGCACTTGCACAGTTGAATGTGACAGATGGACAAACGATGGCGTGGGCATGCTATGGGAATATCATgataaaagtttattttatgaTTATATGGATCTACAGTATATTCTCATATTGGATGGTTGATCACTGAATCGATATCTTGATCCAGATGGATGCATCATTACACCCCTAATGTCCAGGTGAGGAGGTAACCGTTTGTACTATACACCTGTACcatttttgtacagacattacATAGCATAAACAAAATATACCACCAAGCCTTTGACCTCGTATGCACCCCTCATGACTACAGTTTCAGTTTGAACTGGATTATACAcactctttgtgtgtttgaatgctGGACCAAGACATCCTAACTAACACGCCTCCCGTTTATATTTGAATACTGTCTCTAGGTATAAGCCGAGGTTTCGCCTTCGTGGAGTTTTATCGCTTGCAAGATTCCACCCGATGGATGGAGACCAACCAGGTTGCCTCAACAATCACTAAGTTTAGAAATATTCTTGGAGATTAGAGCCCCAATTAACTGGCACACGAGCGACTGATCAGTGAGAGTTGAGCTGTAATATACAGAACTTAaaactgttatttatttgaagGGCTGAATCATAACCTTGGTCATACCAAGCAAcgtaaatatttttaatatcacaCATTTGgctgattaattttattttataagtgCACAGAAGctttttcagtctctttgaCTGCTTAGTTTAGTGTTGTGATTTGCACTGCACAAAGTTTTTTGCTCTTGGAAATATAATGAAATCTTTTACATGTTCCCTCCAGTTATTAACCAAGAtacaatacagaaaatatttaagCTGAATAAGCCTTTTGCCTGTGCTTATGAAGCGTATATTTCCTGTTCACAGAGTTGCCCGAGTAGTCCATAGCACATTTTGCTCCAGCTCAGTCACTTGGATATTGTCTCATCTCCGTTTAAAATCCGAAGGCTGGAATGAGACGGGGACGAGCTGGCAGCACTCCGTTCCCAAACACAaagaaccttttttttattcatatgaGAGCTCATTCCCTCGAACGCAGAACAGCAGCTTTCTCTCTGAACTTTCTGCCTCTGTTCCCTTCCACTCCCTGAGACACTCTCCCAAAGCAGCAAGTGCAAGCCACCCTTCTCCCGTTCCAGCTGCTCTCACTTACGGGGTGGGGTAGTGGCAGGACCTCATCTGCCTCTTTGGCTTAAACATGTCCGAATTTGAAATAATTGTTGGCGTTTGACTTCGCAGAACAAGCTGGTGATCCAGGGGAAAAGCGTCGCGCTGCACTACAGCAACAGGAGACAGAACGTTGAAAACTGGCTTTGCATTGCGGTGAGTCTAACTTCTAACTGGATCAAGTCacttcacattttccatttgcgCACCCTAGCACCCTATCCTCCTGgtcaaaaaaagggaaataaaaaacaaagaaagggGATTAAGGggttaaaaagtaaaaacagagaaCACATAACTGTATCATTGTCATGCATTGGGGGAAAAACagagttaaaataaaacttatttCATATGGACTCAGTGTGccagtgtgaaaatgttgtgtaccagtatatataaaaaaaatgtcagtgtgctTCATGAACTACACTGTGATCCCTGAATATTTCTAAGCTAAGTATAGCAGCAAAAACATTGTCATTGCTTCATCACAGTGTGGCGTGTATAATTTCCGGAAGAAACTGAAGTGTTTCAGGTGTGGAGCAACCAAAACTGGTGAGCTTTCCCTTCagcttctgttcttcttctctcctaCACGATTTCAGCTTGCATTAATGATAACATGCGTCACTCTGCTTTGTCACTGCTGAGTGTAGACAGGGAGTCTATGGGACCGAGTGGTTTAAATGCTGAGACTCAGCAGCGAGGAGATCACAACGGAGACAGTGGGTGCTTCAGTGGTTTTTCGCCACATCTTTAAATACCTCATTCTTCCTGTAAACATCTTCTATATTTAttcataaatgtgtttttttttttttttttttacagcactgaTTTTGAGAAACATCGCCCCTCTGTCAACTGTGGATGGAATTTTGAACATGTTGGCCTCCTATGCCAACCTGTCAGCGGGGAACATCCGCCTCATCAAAGACAAGCAGACAGGACAGAACAGGGGCTTTGGCTTTGTTCAGCTCTCAACTCCATTGGTATGTTGCTTCTGCAGCCACTGTGTGGTCATGAGGTTAGTGTGTTTCATATGTTTAAACATGTGACAATTTAAGgcctttgctttctttgttcaGGAGGCTTCTCAGCTGCTCACTGTTCTTCAGAGTCTTCAACCACCTCTAAAACTGGATGGAAAGACAATCGGTGTAGATTATGCCAAGAGCGCTAGGAAGTGAGTCTTTCAGCTTTCTATGAACACACAAATTTAGTGAATGACTGGATCTGcactgtgtgaactgtgtgatTTAATTACTATGCCTTgaaataaatagtttttttctttttcactttaaacaaatacattgtGGTGTTTGATGTAGAAGGACTTGCACTGAGAAGTTATGTTGATGGTTAATTATATGTAATATTAAAAGTTAGGGTTAGTTATGGTTGATTCAGGTAACAGTAGATTGGAAACACAACTTGACCTGAAATACGTTTCAGTCAGaagattttttctttaatctccAACTCCTGCGTGTGCTACAAAATGACTGTTGGACTAATCAGTCTGTGTCCTGTCCAGAGACTCAGCGCAGCCTGATGGGTTCAGAGCCAGTGCTCTGTCTGTTGCCAGCACTGCCATCGCGGCTGCTCAGTGGTCATCCAGTCAGGTATCACATTGTTACTCGTGCTGTTTTGCGTTTCTAAGTAACTGGAATTTGTTACACTTAAAATTCCCCAAACTAAATGGTGTGACTTGAGGCCCGAACCCAGTAcccagccccataaagaggtgtgtcgGGATACTTTAGTCTTTACGGTGTATTTGAAAAATACTGCTTCAGTTATAAATGCAGCTTTCACCTGTTTTAATTGAGGCTCTTGTGTGCTGTTAACTGGCTTTGatctctttctcattttttcccttACAGTCAGGTTCAGGTACCAGCTCTGAGTGTGTTGCTCTTCCAGAGGGCTatgcacagcaaacacaggTAAATTCACAGCCTACTTTATTGTGAGCTGctttaacaatgaaaataataataactttttaACTCTGATGCAGGGACAGAATTATCAAGTATGGCAGCAGCCTGACGGATCGGCTTCTGTCATCAGGGATGGATTACTGGGAGGTAATAACAGCTGTCAATGGCTCggagatatttttttttgacagatatTTATACTACAGATGAGATTGCTGCTTTTATCATTGCCAAATGTCTCTAGCTGCTCCAGACGTGAAGACATTGATGTCTGCAGCCACAGGTGTTGTCATATCCCAGGCAGCTCAGCTTTACCAGCCTGTCACTATCAACCAGCCTGCCATACAGGTAGAAACACAGTGTATTAACATCACATCTGTGTACTGCGAACACaactgcaaatttaaaaagtacCACTCTGGTGTTGTGCGTTGGATGCTAATGGAGATTCCTCCCCCACCCCATTCAGTCACATCAAGCAGTGAGGCCTGTTGCTGCAGCACAACAGACTCCTAGTGTCTGTGCTGCCTCTCTGGTAGCACCAGCTGCTTTGCCTGTCAGTGCTCCCCCGCCTGCTCACACAATGGGTGAGATTAGCTGCACAATGACTCCAATTGTATGCATGTAAACAGAGCAATCTAAGATCAgttttatgtgatttttaaaaacacattttctatcaTATGTTCTTTCATTGTATCTGTAGTTGCCCCTGACTCCTCCACATACCAGTATGATGAGGCTTCAGGTTACTATTGTGATCCACAGACTGGCCTGTACTATGATCCCAGCAGCCAAGTATGTGTCCTGTCATTTCACTGTATGTACAGAATGTACTGTCAAATATTACGTCATTTACGTTATCCAGAACTGTTTACACAGTTTTTCCTCTTATGCTTGTCAACAATAGTACTACTACAACTCCGAGACTCAGCGGTACTTCTACTGGGACAGTGAAAAGCAGACATACGTCCCAGCTGAATCAGACACAAGTGCAGAGCAAGCGTCCAAAGagatcaaagacaaaaaagagaagCCCAAAAGCAAGTCTGCTCAGCAGGTAAatacaactttttttaaaaaaaaaaactttatatatagttaaaaaataacacttttgtATATTatagtttttttctgtatgGCATTTAAATGACATTGATACTCAACACAACTGCAGATAGCAAAGGACATGGCACGCTGGGCGAAAAGCTTCAATAAGCAGAAAGAAAGTCTGAAGAGCAGTTTCCAAAACTCGGACCCATCAAAGGGGGAGGACAGCAAAGagtctgcagctgctgatgcaggtttctctctctttgaGAAAAAGGTATGTAGCAGTCACAGGTCAAAGCTCGTTTTGAATGGGTTAGTTTTGTGGCAGACCTGAAACAGTGTGAGTACAGACTGAGACGGGGATAACTCGCAAGTCACATCCATCTCTCTCATTCAGATATGACATTGTGAAGGTGGCTAACATCATGAATGACTGTGACTTTATCACCAGCCTCTTGCATGTGttgattagatttttttgtttgtttgtttgtttccttttagcAAATGGGAGGCTTTGACACGCCATCCCACGTGAGCAGACAGTTCACGATCACAGAGCGAGACACTTCACCCAAGGTTGGCTTGTGCCTTTGCCTTCACGTCCCCACTCTACAATTATTAATAAGAATAAATCCCGTAACACTTCACATTTATTGGATTTCATATCCCAGAGTGCTGTGGTTGCTGGTCACAACGGAGACTGTGACGCAGAGGACTGCGGCTCAGATAGAGCCGTGTATGAAGAGGGGAAAATAACAGACTGGAAGAAGATGGTTTGCCTGCTGTGTCGACGGCAGTTCCCCAACAAAGAGGCTCTGCTGCGTCACCAGCAGCTCTCTGACCTCCACAAGGTGAGGATGGTCTAACGGCGGGTGTTTAATCTGATGAATATTCTGAGCGCTGCCATCTGTTCAATGCATAAAGCTTCAATGCAAATTGAAAAGGAGATTATTGAACTTATACTGTCTTTAATATATACTGATATTTACTTTGCTCACAATTTGTTAATTAAAGCTTCTTTTAagtttgggtttgttttgtttttttttttgtttttttagcaaAACTTGGAAATTCAGAGAAGATCAAAACTCACAGAagctgagctggaggagctAGAGAGGAAAGAAACTGAGGTATTTGGCTTAAAAAATTATATCCATCAGTCATTTTTGTAATAAGGGGCAGATTGAATTAAGTTCATGGTCACTTTTAACAGCTGAAATATagagacagagctgcagagagaagggagaagTATGGTGTTCCTGAACCTCCTGCGCCTAAGAAGAAATTCTATCAACCACCAGACCCAACAGTGTAAGTGTTGTAGTTTCATCTGTGATATTTCACTAGTGGACCCTTGTGATCCTGATCAAATGCtcaatttttacatttttaacatctCCTGCCATTCACCTACCACAGGAACTATGAACAGCCCACCAAAGATGGCCTACCAAGTGATAATATTGGGAGTAAAATGTTGCAAGCAATGGGCTGGCAGGAAGGCAAAGGTCTGGGGCGCCATCAGCAGGGCATCACCGCTCCCATCTCAGTGAGCAGGCAAACCACAGCTCttcttacattttcttaaaatgaacactCTCATATTCTTTCCAGTTTATAACAGATGGAATATCCACTCCAATGTGTTCTTTTCCACTCGCAAAGCAATTAAGACTGCTACCTGAGGGCGACCTGTGTCCAATCTGTCTCCTCTAATGACCGTCTCTGCTTCTCCCCACAGGCTTCATTAAGGGCCAAGGGCACGGGCTTGGGTGTTAAGGGAAGCTCATATGGACTTTCAGCATCTGACACCTACAAGGATGCTGTTCGCAAGGCCATGTTCTCACGCTTCACCGAGATGGAGTGAAATGGGGAGAGGAAAGTAATCAGACAGAACTggaaaatattgattttttttttctttttttttttttggtgatcAAACGATCTTGAAAAGAATCCACCTGCACAAACAGTTTCTATCTTCtttatgtatataaaatgtagttttgttttgtatatgtTGTCATCCTCAGTGTTTTCGCATCAGTGAACATGTAAATGTTGTATAGTGTTTATACATAAAAGTATATGTGGACCTGCTgaggttttgtttctgtgaaaatcCAAAGAATCAGTGTGATGATTAAACCCGACCTTTGAGCCCAACGATACTCGCCTGCAGTGTGTTGTCTCCTGTTACAAGAAACATCTTGTAGAAAAGCTTGGTGTCTAACTGATGTACAGGCTGctttcaaaagaaagaaatattttacattttatatgcGTGTGTTgtacaagtttatttttcaaaatcttGAATGATATGGGAGagtcagtttttcagtttcagttttttttttttgtgctctgttTTATCTACAGGCTCGTATCTCTCTTTCAGGATGTATGCCACAGTTTTGATCTGACTTTTCACAAGAAGCCTGTTATCTTCAGCGTCTACATGTAGCCCTCTTTGGCTGCCTTCATTTCCCTTTACCTTTAATGGCTCTCACTTCAGCATTTTTAAAGATGACTCACAGAatctttgttgtatttgtttgggTCATTCTatgtctctgctctgtcctgcAAGAAGAGGTTTTAAAGCCTACAGATTGTGGTCCATTGTGGGACCATAAAGATACAGTATAGTAACTAATGTCACTTTTAAAGGTCATGTGCCGCTCCGTAATGATAAATACCCAGAGTGTAGCTGTTTAGTCGTTAATTCCTTGGAAGAATTTCACAGTGTTTATGTGGTAAGATCTCATGAAGGTAAATTTGAAGTAATTTGAGTGTCAGATTTATGTGAACAGGATTTATTATAGGATGAATCTTACAATGTTCATATGTGGTGTGCAGATATCCCTGTTGTATTTTGGGGTGTTCTAAGACAAAACTTCACTCTCATTCTCATCACTAGGGGGCAGTGTCACTTTAGAAGGTATTTAATCAAACAGTGACTATTCAGCAGGATACaatgataaaaatgtcacaaaaatcTATTAAAATTGTCCTAAAGCatataaaaatttaaatgacaataattagtaataaataataataatttctcacctttttattgtacattaatgattaaaatatgACATCTATATTAATGCTGCACCTTGTGAGATCAAATGTTTTTTCCATCTCGCTCGATCATGATTGGAGTTcggttttcttttctttttttttgttatctggGCCGCTGCTTACAGCAGCACTGCTTGTCCCACAATGACACTGTGTAATGTCCTCATTGCTGCACAGGGTGGGGTGGAGTGGGAAGGATTAATACCACTGCTGTTGGGTCATAACAGAACTGTCACAATGGTGTTGCAGCTAAGGGttcatttgaatcattttcatttgttttcctgaagACGTACACTCATCCTTATGCATCCAGACAGGATTTCATGTATCACATCAGGTGGCATGGAAAGGAAGGATGCCAGCTCTTACCCAACGGTGCACATTAACTAACCCTGTAGTGACAGAATGACTGCAGCACAAAGTGAACTGTGCTCATCGTCTCACAGGGACACTTGAAATCCTACTCAGTTTTCACATGGCACTGGCTCAGCTTCCAAGAATCTGTGTCAGTTGAATAAGCCATTTTGCATAACACAATCAATCTGTGCTGAATAAAATTGTCAGCACATTAGGATGACATATGTACAGACTGTCCCAAATGTATAGAGGGTGTAATAGGAATAGAATTTCAGAAAATGCACTCTGTTTATATCATAGGAACAACCTGAGCCTTTAACTTCATGTACACGTCAGTGCTGATTGGTGAAGAGACTTTACATTCAGCTTTTGTCATGTATAGCTGTGCCACATTGGAGCAGCTTGTGTAACATAAAATATCAATGTTTCTTCACCAACTACCACTCTCACCTTTGTACCAGGatgcacagaagaaaaaatggTTCCCTTCAGCGAAACTCAAACTTGCAGGAAAATCTCAAAAGGATGAAGTTTCACGGTAAGTTTAAATATGGTTTTCTGTGCAGCCAAGGGAAAGTGTGGCCCTTCTTGGCGGTACGGTGGTGCTGTGGTTAGagctgtcacctcatagcaagagagtTCCCGgttctatgtggagtttgcatgttctccttctcgcctgtgtgggttttctctgggtactccggcttcttcccacaatcccaaaaagcatgcacattaggttatttggctactctacattgcccctaggtgtgagtggttgtctgtctttgtgtgtcagccctgcaattgacttgtgaccagtccaggctgGGTagtaccctgcctcttgcccattgtcagctgggataggctccagcccccctgcgaccctgatggataagcggtatagaggatggatggatgtcccCCTTCTTTGACCCTGAAATCAAGCCTGATGTAGGGGAAGcataaaatgtggaaacaaaTAGGATGATAACATTTTGTTATGGCATTAGATATATGACATGGAAAATGGAAGTTAAAAACAAGAACTTAGCTACATCATAAGGCAaactgcaggaaaataaaaggaagTTACTGCATAATATTGAATAACATGACTTATGTAAGTATGAGAACAAGACCGTCTGACACAGTCCCtaacacagcattttattaGATTTGTATCTCTTATGTATATCTCTTAAGTCTTCTCCAGCACATGACTCAGGCTTTAATTCAGCCTTTCCATTCATTTGTTGCCATTATGAGCCGAATCTTTGTGGCGGCCTGCTGATCCTGCTCAGTCTATGATAAGGAGATGTCGCCAGACTCTTCAAATTTGTGACACAACTGAGCTATTTTCTTTTGAGACAGTAATTTATGTCCACGTGGAAAAACTCTATTGACGTACACAAGCAGGTTCTGCAAATTAAGTCAGTTTAAACAAAGAAGCTTTGCATACTGCCGGGAGGAATTTGATGAAGCTGATCTCAAGGACATGCTGtacaatgttgtgtttttccataTCTGAAATGCTTGTGTTCCTTTCCTCAGGGATCTAAAAGGAAATACATCTAAGACTGTACGTGGAACAAATGCATGACAAACAGAAGAACCCACACCGATAATACACTTGTCTCATGAAGACAAGTCGTTTAAAGCGTTGGCCAGCTGtccaaacagaagaaaattgaATCTAATAACTGAGGAACATATGATCCACGCATTCATTTAGAAAGAATTTAGACATATTATTGAATCTTAGCATTCATAAAATGAgtattatttacttattattccaaaatgttttgaatatttttcccGTGAGGTCCTTCAAACAACTTAAAGATAATATCTCTTTTGAGATTTTGAGTCTGAATCTTATTAGCCAATACAGGGTGTATATAATTCTAAgatttctgtggggattttgaTAATTAAGCCTGGCATAttgcaaagaaaatcaaaatgcaatCAGTTTTCATAAGACCAATTATTTCTACTAATAATATGTTTTCTTAACCTGAGTATTGTTTAAACGATCAACCCATTTCCATTTAGGTTTAAATGTTGCAGGACAGACAGCTCGACAGCAATCCGTACGATCGATAAAATTGTGTAGAGCACACAAAGTTCATACAGATTTAATTTGTGTAGCAAAGGACTTTCGTTTGAGACTTAGCTTGTTACATGAACCCTTCATTATTCATGCAGGTGACTCAGGTTTGTGATGCATGCAGTGGTTCCCCAAAGCCATACCAAGCAGCTGGCAAAGGGATGAAATCTGGTGGGTTGTGTGGTAAAAACTTGGTGAGCTTCAGGAGAAGTTGCCAGACTAAGACTCCCCTTAAAGTTTGCTTCAGTGGAGTCATTCACTGAGTGCAACGTGAGCAGAACATAATTATTCTGTCTTGATTGAAAAGCACATAACATAACGCATCTGACTACGGATCAGAAGATTCTAGCTTGGACCCCTAGCTGGCTCGTGAATTTTTGGGGACAGCTGTGGCCTACAGGTTGGAGATGTGGCTTGTGATCCGAAGGTCGccagtttgattcccccactgggTGGGCAGGAAAAGTGATTAATAATGTACAGTGCTGTTATGCTgatgctagcatggctaaaattACATATGAAGTTAAATTAcgttgtatttctgtgtgtatctttttttttaaatgaacttcaTGATAGActcaa encodes the following:
- the LOC124056429 gene encoding RNA-binding protein 5-B-like isoform X1: MAYRLLASPALRFITESNANIEIAAFSSNAFNSSLDPTCVLETMGADKRSSPGERSGRYDSDERSDDPEWYERGQGGGVERDCGHRWDGERHRERRDSPERGRRRRSSDRSEDESDGDCQDQHHKREQEEESKTIMLRGLPSNVTEEDIRLALEQLQGPQPVEIRLMRKRRGISRGFAFVEFYRLQDSTRWMETNQNKLVIQGKSVALHYSNRRQNVENWLCIACGVYNFRKKLKCFRCGATKTDRESMGPSGLNAETQQRGDHNGDTLILRNIAPLSTVDGILNMLASYANLSAGNIRLIKDKQTGQNRGFGFVQLSTPLEASQLLTVLQSLQPPLKLDGKTIGVDYAKSARKDSAQPDGFRASALSVASTAIAAAQWSSSQSGSGTSSECVALPEGYAQQTQGQNYQVWQQPDGSASVIRDGLLGAAPDVKTLMSAATGVVISQAAQLYQPVTINQPAIQSHQAVRPVAAAQQTPSVCAASLVAPAALPVSAPPPAHTMVAPDSSTYQYDEASGYYCDPQTGLYYDPSSQYYYNSETQRYFYWDSEKQTYVPAESDTSAEQASKEIKDKKEKPKSKSAQQIAKDMARWAKSFNKQKESLKSSFQNSDPSKGEDSKESAAADAGFSLFEKKQMGGFDTPSHVSRQFTITERDTSPKSAVVAGHNGDCDAEDCGSDRAVYEEGKITDWKKMVCLLCRRQFPNKEALLRHQQLSDLHKQNLEIQRRSKLTEAELEELERKETELKYRDRAAERREKYGVPEPPAPKKKFYQPPDPTVNYEQPTKDGLPSDNIGSKMLQAMGWQEGKGLGRHQQGITAPISASLRAKGTGLGVKGSSYGLSASDTYKDAVRKAMFSRFTEME
- the LOC124056429 gene encoding RNA-binding protein 5-B-like isoform X3 encodes the protein MAYRLLASPALRFITESNANIEIAAFSSNAFNSSLDPTCVLETMGADKRSSPGERSGRYDSDERSDDPEWYERGQGGGVERDCGHRWDGERHRERRDSPERGRRRRSSDRSEDESDGDCQDQHHKREQEEESKTIMLRGLPSNVTEEDIRLALEQLQGPQPVEIRLMRKRRGISRGFAFVEFYRLQDSTRWMETNQNKLVIQGKSVALHYSNRRQNVENWLCIACGVYNFRKKLKCFRCGATKTDRESMGPSGLNAETQQRGDHNGDTLILRNIAPLSTVDGILNMLASYANLSAGNIRLIKDKQTGQNRGFGFVQLSTPLEASQLLTVLQSLQPPLKLDGKTIGVDYAKSARKDSAQPDGFRASALSVASTAIAAAQWSSSQSGSGTSSECVALPEGYAQQTQGQNYQVWQQPDGSASVIRDGLLGAAPDVKTLMSAATGVVISQAAQLYQPVTINQPAIQSHQAVRPVAAAQQTPSVCAASLVAPAALPVSAPPPAHTMVAPDSSTYQYDEASGYYCDPQTGLYYDPSSQYYYNSETQRYFYWDSEKQTYVPAESDTSAEQASKEIKDKKEKPKSKSAQQIAKDMARWAKSFNKQKESLKSSFQNSDPSKGEDSKESAAADAGFSLFEKKQMGGFDTPSHVSRQFTITERDTSPKSAVVAGHNGDCDAEDCGSDRAVYEEGKITDWKKMVCLLCRRQFPNKEALLRHQQLSDLHKQNLEIQRRSKLTEAELEELERKETELKYRDRAAERREKYGVPEPPAPKKKFYQPPDPTVNYEQPTKDGLPSDNIGSKMLQAMGWQEGKGLGRHQQGITAPISVSRLH
- the LOC124056429 gene encoding RNA-binding protein 5-B-like isoform X2, which gives rise to MAYRLLASPALRFITESNANIEIAAFSSNAFNSSLDPTCVLETMGADKRSSPGERSGRYDSDERSDDPEWYERGQGGGVERDCGHRWDGERHRERRDSPERGRRRRSSDRSEDESDGDCQDQHHKREQEEESKTIMLRGLPSNVTEEDIRLALEQLQGPQPVEIRLMRKRRGISRGFAFVEFYRLQDSTRWMETNQNKLVIQGKSVALHYSNRRQNVENWLCIACGVYNFRKKLKCFRCGATKTDRESMGPSGLNAETQQRGDHNGDTLILRNIAPLSTVDGILNMLASYANLSAGNIRLIKDKQTGQNRGFGFVQLSTPLEASQLLTVLQSLQPPLKLDGKTIGVDYAKSARKDSAQPDGFRASALSVASTAIAAAQWSSSQSGSGTSSECVALPEGYAQQTQNYQVWQQPDGSASVIRDGLLGAAPDVKTLMSAATGVVISQAAQLYQPVTINQPAIQSHQAVRPVAAAQQTPSVCAASLVAPAALPVSAPPPAHTMVAPDSSTYQYDEASGYYCDPQTGLYYDPSSQYYYNSETQRYFYWDSEKQTYVPAESDTSAEQASKEIKDKKEKPKSKSAQQIAKDMARWAKSFNKQKESLKSSFQNSDPSKGEDSKESAAADAGFSLFEKKQMGGFDTPSHVSRQFTITERDTSPKSAVVAGHNGDCDAEDCGSDRAVYEEGKITDWKKMVCLLCRRQFPNKEALLRHQQLSDLHKQNLEIQRRSKLTEAELEELERKETELKYRDRAAERREKYGVPEPPAPKKKFYQPPDPTVNYEQPTKDGLPSDNIGSKMLQAMGWQEGKGLGRHQQGITAPISASLRAKGTGLGVKGSSYGLSASDTYKDAVRKAMFSRFTEME